A stretch of DNA from Serinibacter arcticus:
GAGGAGGACACCGGGATGTTCCGCTCGGGGAGCGGGTCGGTGGCCCGCGTCCTGGTCGAGGCCGACGCCGTGGCGGGGGTGCTCGCGGCCCAGGCCGACGGCGGCACCGTCACGCTCGTCGAGCGGCCGGGGAGCTGACGTGGAGCCGGGGGCGCTCGTCTGTCTGTCCGGGACCGAGGAGCCGGAGGTGGTCTCGCGGCTCGAGGCACCGGGCTCGCCCGCGCGCGTGATCCGGAGGTGCGCCGACCTCGCCGAGCTCACGGCCGCCGCCGACGCGGGCCTCGGTGACGTGGCGGTGCTCCAGCTGGGCCGGGGGGTCGACGCGGGCAGGATGGCGCACCTGCGCCGGTGCGGGCTCGGCGTCGTGCTCGTCGCCGACGCGACCCAGGCTTCCCGCGGCGTCGCCATCGGGGTGGACGCCGTGGTGACGGACGGCGAGGGCCTGGCCGACCGGCTCGTCGCCGTGATCGCCGAGGTGCTCGCCCGCCGCGCGGAGACGCCCGTCGGTCGGTCCGGGCCCGGGAGCGTCGCCGCCCCGTCGCCGGCCATCCCCGACGACGCCCGGAGCCTCACCGGGCCGGAGCGGTCGGGTCGGCTGGTGGTCGTCTGGGGCGCGCACGGCGCCCCTGGCCGGACGAGCACGGCCGTCCACCTCGCGAGCGAGCTGGCGCTCGCGGCGCCGACGATGCTCGTGGACGCCGACTCCGTGGCCCCCTGCCTGACCCAGGTCCTGGGCGTGCTCGAGGAGACGGCCGCCGTCGCCGCCCTCTGCCGCGCCGCCGGTCAGGGAGCGCTCGACCCGACCCTCGTGCGCAGCCGGGCCCGCACCCTCCCGACGGGCGTCGCGCTCGTGTCGGGACTCACCCGCGCCGACCGCTGGCGCGAGCTCGCACCGGACCACCTCGACCTCGTCTGGCGGGCGGCCCGGCGGTGCGCGTCCTGGATCGTCGTCGACGTCGCGGGTGGGCTCGAGGCCGCGCCGACGCGCGGCGCCGACCGGTGGGCCGCCACGCGCTCGGCGCTGCACGCCGCGGACGACGTCGTCGTGACGATCGCCGGCGACCCCGTCGGGGTGCGTCGGGGCGTGGCCGCTCTCACGGACCTCGACGCCGAGGGGGTCGCGGCGCGGCGCCACCTCGTGGCCACGCGGGTGCGGCCCTCGCGCGGCGGGCGTACGGAGGAGGCCGTCACCCACGCGCTCGAGCGGTTCGCCGGGACCCGTCCGGTCGCCGTCGTCCCCCAGGACACGGCGTTCGACGACGCGCTGCTCGCGGGCGCGACCCTGCGCGAGACCGATCCCCGCTCGGCGGCCCGGCGGGCGTTCGCCGAGCTCGCCCGGAGGCTGGACCCGGAGGTCTCCGGGGCACCGGCGCCGGCCCGGCGCGGCGTCCTCGCCCGACGGCGGGGTGCCACACTGGCCTGATGCGACTGTACGTGCCCGCGGTCCTGTCCGATCTCGCCGCCCCCGAGCTCACGCCCCGACCCGCCTGCGCCGTCACGCCCGCGCTGCGGTCCGCGCTGCCGGAGGAGGACGAGGAGGGCCTGGAGCTGTCGGCGTTCCTGTCCGCCGCCGACCTCGCGGTGCTGCGGCTCGCTGATGCCGCCGACGCGCTCCCGGCCGTCCCGCGCCGCGTCGTCGTGGCCCTCGAGGTGCCGGACACCACGCCGCTCGGCGCCGTCCCGGGCGACCTCGTGGAGCTCGCCAGCGTCGTGGGGGAGATCCCCGCGACCGGCTGGTCCGCCGTCGTGAGCA
This window harbors:
- a CDS encoding AAA family ATPase, giving the protein MVSRLEAPGSPARVIRRCADLAELTAAADAGLGDVAVLQLGRGVDAGRMAHLRRCGLGVVLVADATQASRGVAIGVDAVVTDGEGLADRLVAVIAEVLARRAETPVGRSGPGSVAAPSPAIPDDARSLTGPERSGRLVVVWGAHGAPGRTSTAVHLASELALAAPTMLVDADSVAPCLTQVLGVLEETAAVAALCRAAGQGALDPTLVRSRARTLPTGVALVSGLTRADRWRELAPDHLDLVWRAARRCASWIVVDVAGGLEAAPTRGADRWAATRSALHAADDVVVTIAGDPVGVRRGVAALTDLDAEGVAARRHLVATRVRPSRGGRTEEAVTHALERFAGTRPVAVVPQDTAFDDALLAGATLRETDPRSAARRAFAELARRLDPEVSGAPAPARRGVLARRRGATLA
- a CDS encoding DUF6912 family protein; the protein is MRLYVPAVLSDLAAPELTPRPACAVTPALRSALPEEDEEGLELSAFLSAADLAVLRLADAADALPAVPRRVVVALEVPDTTPLGAVPGDLVELASVVGEIPATGWSAVVSIHVDEPEAADAVRAALTDDAAFEELGEVDLLWFHPSERSVLAAEAG